The sequence below is a genomic window from Kitasatospora kifunensis.
GTTCGAGCAGCTCGCCGCCAAGGACGTGACCGTGCGCGGCAGTTACGACGTCTCGGGCCTGCGGGCCGACGCCGATCTGATGATCTGGTGGCACGCCGCCTCCTCCGACGACCTGCAGGAGGCGTACAACCGCTTCCGCCGCACCGGCCTGGGCCGTCTGCTGGCGCCGGTCTGGTCGAACATGGCGCTGCACCGCCCCGCGGAGTTCAACAAGTCGCACATCCCGGCCTTCCTGGCCGACGAGCACGCCCGCGAGTACGTCTGCGTCTACCCGTTCGTCCGCTCCTACGAGTGGTACCTGCTGCCGGACGAGGAGCGCCGGGCGATGCTGGCCGAGCACGGTCAGATGGCCCGCGGCTACCCCGACGTGCGGGCCAACACGGTCGCCTCGTTCGCGCTGGGCGACTACGAGTGGCTGCTCGCCTTCGAGGCGGACGAGCTGCACCGGATCGTGGACCTGATGCGCGACCTGCGCCCGTCCCGCGCGCGGCTGCACGTGCGCGAGGAGGTCCCGTTCTTCACCGGGCGTCGCAAGCCGATCAGCGAGCTGCTGAACGGCCTCGCCTGAGAGGCCAGTTGCCTGCGCCGCTTGGGCGGCGCCGTGGGCGGCGGTGCAGGCGGTGCTGCGGGTCAGCCGCGCAGTGCCGCCCGCAGCCGGGCGTCCGGCACCGCGTCCGTCCCGTCGATCGCCACCGCGGTCAGCAGGCGTCGCTCGGCCTCGCCCTGGCCGCCCTCGCAGGCGGCCCCGTCGACCTCGCCGTCCCCGCCGCTCCCGCCCGAGCGGCGAGGGCGGCGTAGTTCGGCCAGCACCTCGGCCCCGGCCGGCGCCGCCCATCGGGTATAGGGGTGCACATCGACCCGGGCCATCAGCAGGGTCCCGGTGGTGAGGATCAGCGGCAGCGAGAACCAGGCCAGGGTGGCCATGGTGTCGTGTTCGCCCGGCGCGGTCAGGGTCATCGCCGCGATCAGCAGCACCAGCGAGAGCAGCAGCGCCTGGCGGACCTGACGCACCGCCAGCATCGTGGCCTCCCGGATCGCCACCGGCGTGGCCAGACCCGCCAGCGAGAGCCGTGACCCTATCTCGGCCACCGCCGGATGCTCGGTCAGCGCCTCGCGCAACTCGGCCGTGCGGCACTGCCCCTCGGGGCCGATCTCGGCGATCAAGGCCCGCTCCAGGCGGCTGCGGCCGTGCGGGTCGACCACCGTGGTCCAGCCGGTGTGCGCCAGGTGCAGCCGACCGCGCCCGCTCATCAGCACCAGCGCGAGGTTCACCACGCGCTCCGGTCCGCCGGCCAGGTAGGCCGTCTCGTACAGCCCGATCGCCACCTGGTCGACTTCCTCCTCCATCGGCAGTCCGGTCAGACCTGTCACGGAGTCGGCGGCTGCGGCGGCCCGGATCAGGCGCAGGCAGGCGAGAACCGCGACG
It includes:
- the hemQ gene encoding hydrogen peroxide-dependent heme synthase — its product is MTDTAEQTPQKKKARDLNQVIRYTMWSVFRLKDALPEDRAALAAEVDELFEQLAAKDVTVRGSYDVSGLRADADLMIWWHAASSDDLQEAYNRFRRTGLGRLLAPVWSNMALHRPAEFNKSHIPAFLADEHAREYVCVYPFVRSYEWYLLPDEERRAMLAEHGQMARGYPDVRANTVASFALGDYEWLLAFEADELHRIVDLMRDLRPSRARLHVREEVPFFTGRRKPISELLNGLA
- a CDS encoding TIGR04222 domain-containing membrane protein, with product MWLLFLIPACVVAVLACLRLIRAAAAADSVTGLTGLPMEEEVDQVAIGLYETAYLAGGPERVVNLALVLMSGRGRLHLAHTGWTTVVDPHGRSRLERALIAEIGPEGQCRTAELREALTEHPAVAEIGSRLSLAGLATPVAIREATMLAVRQVRQALLLSLVLLIAAMTLTAPGEHDTMATLAWFSLPLILTTGTLLMARVDVHPYTRWAAPAGAEVLAELRRPRRSGGSGGDGEVDGAACEGGQGEAERRLLTAVAIDGTDAVPDARLRAALRG